In Acidisarcina polymorpha, the DNA window CCCCACTCTACGCGAAGCTCCGGCGGACGCCGAAGTAGCCAGCCACAAGTTCCTGCTGCGTGCCGGGTATATTCGGCAGTTGGGCGCTGGGATCTATTCCTATTTGTTTCTGGGCAACCGATCGGTCAATAAAATCGTCGGCATTGTTCGCGAGGAGATGGACAAGATTGGCCAGGAGTTCTTCCTGCCGGCGATCCATCCCAGAGAGATCTGGGAGGCGAGCGGCCGCTGGACGACTATGGGCGACAATATGTTCCGGCTGAAGGACCGGAAAGGCGCCGACCTCGCGCTGGGCATGACCCACGAAGAAGTGATGACCGACATCGCCCGCAAGGAGCTGCGCAGCTACAAGCAGCTGCCTCAGATCTGGTACCAGATTCAAACCAAGTTCCGCGATGAACCGCGCCCGAAAGCAGGGCTGCTGCGGGTACGGCAGTTCCTGATGAAGGACAGTTACAGCTTCGACATCGATGCGGCGGGTCTGGATAAGAGCTTTGATCTGCATGATGCCGTGTACCGGAGGATTTTCAGCCGATGCGGCTTGCAGTTTGTCGCCGTAGAGGCTGACTCGGGAGCGATGGGCGGCTCGCAGTCGCAGGAGTTCATGGTCTATACAGACGCCGGCGAAGACCTGATCGTCAGCTGCCCAACGGGCGATTATGCGGCAAATCTGGAGAAGGCGACCTCGCAGTTGCCGGTCGAGGAGGACCTGCCGCCGAGCGGCGATGGTCTGCCTGAACTGGTGCATACGCCGGGAAAAGGCGCGATTGCGGATGTTGCGGAGTATCTTCAGATTTCTCCGAAACAGGACATTAAGTGTGTCGCGTATATGGCGCTGCGGGCAGGTAAATGGCTCCCAGTCACGGTGTTTCTGCGCGGAGATCACAGCGTCAATGAGGCAAAATTAAGCGCCTTAGTTGGTGCAGTCGATTTACGTTCAATGGTTGCGGAGGAACTTGAACAATGGTTTCATGCGCCGGCCGGC includes these proteins:
- a CDS encoding proline--tRNA ligase, producing the protein MHRWSKLFVPTLREAPADAEVASHKFLLRAGYIRQLGAGIYSYLFLGNRSVNKIVGIVREEMDKIGQEFFLPAIHPREIWEASGRWTTMGDNMFRLKDRKGADLALGMTHEEVMTDIARKELRSYKQLPQIWYQIQTKFRDEPRPKAGLLRVRQFLMKDSYSFDIDAAGLDKSFDLHDAVYRRIFSRCGLQFVAVEADSGAMGGSQSQEFMVYTDAGEDLIVSCPTGDYAANLEKATSQLPVEEDLPPSGDGLPELVHTPGKGAIADVAEYLQISPKQDIKCVAYMALRAGKWLPVTVFLRGDHSVNEAKLSALVGAVDLRSMVAEELEQWFHAPAGFLGPVGIAAAKDLESAEMLVILDTALVGRKNMICGANKLDYHLRNVTPGRDFQWTLVADVRNVAEGEGCPVCGTPLKVAKAVEIGHIFKLGKKYTTAMGASVLDEAGKEVTPIMGSYGIGIERILTATIEQNNDKNGFWLPAAIAPFEVVVTITNTTDPKLVSTGEAVAAQLEAAGFDVILDDRDERAGVKFKDADLIGIPYRVNVGKRAAEGKVELVIRSTSTSQDVEMDQIASLMTGLIPESSRP